A region from the Polyangiaceae bacterium genome encodes:
- a CDS encoding GNAT family N-acetyltransferase, with product MTGAGYRVEQFSLSQAEPAALARLISEVFEHHGKDTGGSIAFDDATFRLIFSAPGADPELFVRVTEGGELVGFLGGIPRVVSVRGAERRMVVPAWASVHHAHQRRGLALEMGSALLRIARERGYDGGVAMFEPEAHGIDTARSVMRREGLALSEWCRVKHFLIRILDVDAALRAASLGRIERLALGALERAPEPESRRVRLLRADDHGRVFELCRDHLARNDVAMVRERDELSWYLSQPDVVTVVHEDDRGEVDGFLSAWRMLLAGFGNRVPFGWLDLVHVHRLPGREARDLTRGLCLHAGRRGWAGLQMPHLPYFGATPLWRARFVPYPKQLIVAAVSFDAPLPPRPRGVYLDWR from the coding sequence ATGACCGGGGCGGGGTATCGGGTCGAGCAGTTCTCCTTATCTCAGGCCGAGCCAGCGGCGCTGGCCCGGTTGATCAGTGAGGTGTTCGAGCACCATGGCAAGGACACCGGCGGCAGCATCGCCTTCGACGACGCAACGTTTCGCCTGATCTTCTCTGCGCCGGGGGCGGATCCGGAGCTGTTCGTGCGGGTGACCGAGGGTGGGGAGCTGGTGGGCTTCTTGGGAGGGATCCCGCGGGTGGTGTCGGTCCGGGGAGCCGAACGGCGCATGGTGGTGCCGGCTTGGGCGTCGGTTCACCATGCTCACCAGCGGCGCGGGCTGGCGCTGGAGATGGGCAGTGCCCTCTTGCGCATCGCTCGGGAGCGAGGCTACGACGGCGGGGTCGCGATGTTCGAGCCCGAGGCGCACGGCATCGATACCGCGCGATCAGTGATGCGTCGCGAAGGTCTGGCGCTCAGCGAGTGGTGCCGGGTGAAGCACTTCCTGATCCGCATTCTCGACGTCGATGCCGCACTCCGCGCCGCGTCGCTCGGCCGAATCGAGAGATTGGCGCTCGGCGCCCTCGAGCGCGCGCCGGAGCCCGAGAGCCGCCGCGTTCGTCTACTGCGCGCGGACGACCACGGCAGAGTGTTCGAGCTGTGCCGCGATCATCTCGCTCGCAACGACGTTGCCATGGTGCGCGAGCGGGACGAGCTCTCCTGGTACTTGAGTCAGCCCGACGTCGTCACCGTGGTGCACGAGGACGATCGCGGAGAGGTGGACGGCTTTCTCAGTGCGTGGCGCATGTTGCTCGCCGGATTCGGCAACCGAGTGCCGTTCGGCTGGCTCGATCTCGTTCACGTGCATCGACTCCCGGGGCGAGAGGCGCGGGATCTGACGCGGGGGCTGTGCCTCCACGCGGGGCGGCGCGGCTGGGCGGGACTGCAGATGCCGCACTTGCCGTACTTCGGCGCGACGCCCTTGTGGCGCGCGCGCTTCGTGCCGTACCCCAAGCAGCTGATCGTCGCCGCCGTGAGCTTTGACGCGCCCCTGCCGCCACGGCCCCGCGGCGTGTACCTGGACTGGCGCTGA